The following nucleotide sequence is from Vitis vinifera cultivar Pinot Noir 40024 chromosome 14, ASM3070453v1.
AATttagaagtaaaagaaaatgaaaatgaagaactcATATTGAAAGTAAGATAAGTTTTCATTCTTGGTAGAAGTTGCTTTCAGCGCTGCGTTCCATGCATATGATTgaaactcttgttgaaattctaactttattttatttttcggtactggtagTAGTAAATGGGAAAAGCATCAAAACACATCAAAAGAGAGAAAGCATTATACTAAGATGAAGCATTCGGTGCTAAAAACTTGTCCAAGCTCACACCTCCTTCACTTCCCCTGATCCAGCCTCTTCCTCAGCTTTCTTCACATCCATGGCTTTCTTCACATCCTTGACATCTTCAAGCACAAAAGCCGACACTGGAAAAGACCTGAACAGGCCTGCAGGAGTCTTGAAAGTGATTTTGCCGGTTGGTGGATCATCGACATAAATATCACTCAGAGTGATCCAAAGCAAGAGCTCCTTGGTCTTCACACCAGTGAGCTTCTTGATCTTGTTTTGTTCAACGTAAGCTGTGATTTCAGGTTCATAGGATACAAGCTTGCCAATCTTTTCGAACTTGTgaattgttttcttcttctgctTGAGCCACACAAAACCAGTTTCCCTCACATACCCACATTCCTCAATGTCCTGTAAAGGCAGCAGCCCATTGGGCAGCCCTACTTCTGTGAGCAAAAGCTTTGATTTCTCTTGACAGATCTCATCTCCATGGTAGACTTCAGCATTGGCTTTGATCTCCTCTCTCACCAGAGCCATTTCCCTTCCCCCCCCTTTGGTTGCTTTCTGCCTTGGGCTGTTGACAGGTGTGGTCTGGAGTGAAAGGTGATGTGTTGATATAGCTGAGAAACCCTAAATTTGCCCTTGTGTTTTCACTCAACTACCAAAATGCCATTTCAGTGTCACCCTTTTTGAACTATCAGCCACAGTAGGGTTCAGGGGTTGCTTTTGTTTTCACTCAACTACCAAAATGCCATTTGAGTGTCACCCTTTTTGAACTATCAGCCACAGTAGGGTTCAGGGGTTGCTTTTTTAAGGTGGTAGGAAAATCAAAACCTCTTTGAAATGATCGCCTAAACTCCCTTACCAAAGGTTTAATGCTACAAGACTTTTCAGTATTTAAGTCGTGTAAGATAGAAGGATGATTCCATATCTCTAAGGTTATGTAACATCATTAGTAGTGTTAC
It contains:
- the LOC100245914 gene encoding uncharacterized protein LOC100245914 — protein: MALVREEIKANAEVYHGDEICQEKSKLLLTEVGLPNGLLPLQDIEECGYVRETGFVWLKQKKKTIHKFEKIGKLVSYEPEITAYVEQNKIKKLTGVKTKELLLWITLSDIYVDDPPTGKITFKTPAGLFRSFPVSAFVLEDVKDVKKAMDVKKAEEEAGSGEVKEV